DNA sequence from the Cohnella herbarum genome:
AGTTCGATCGAGTTTTTCGTGAAGTACGGACAGGGAGATCTTCCGTATCACCAGATGATCTTCGAGACGAACGACAGCAATGTTCAATATTACGAATGGCAAACGGATTATCGCAATAACGTTCCATTGAAGGGCAATATCGCGTTGGACAACGAAGAACTTCCCACCGGATGGGGCTCCGTGCTGTTCATCCCCTGGAAGGCCGCTTACAAGTACGTACCGTTGAACGGCGAGGATTGGGAGTTTTCCATGATTCGATGGTCTCCTTCGAATTCCCCGACATGGGGAGGGAAAGTCCATCAGGTCGGACGGTTCAACACGCTCGATTTCCAAACTCCGACGGCATCCGCGCGCTTGGCTATTCAGAAAAACGTGATCCGGCAAGCTTGGGAAGCTTTCAATGAAGCCATCCCGCTGCTTGAAGCGAAGTGGTTAAACGGAGACGCGGAGAACGCGAGCTTCTACGCCGAGAAAGTTCAGCCGTTAATCACCCAAGGTCAAACGAACGGCAGTCTGATTCCGAACCTGGATACTTTGAGCGGAGCGGAGATCGATCAACTGTACACGCATATCGACAGCTGGTTCGAACTATCCCGCGACGTGGAGGACAATCGTTCGGAGGATATCGTGAACAAGCTGTTCGACGAAGATGACGATCAGCCGCCCGTTACCGAGATCTCGCTTAATCCGGCGCATCCTAACGGGACGGGAGGATGGTACGTTTCCGAGGTGACCGTCGATTTGCAAGCGACGGCGGTAGCGAATGAAACGGTAAGCACGGAATACCGCCTGAACGGCGGCAATTGGACGGTCTACGGAGGACCTTTCGCGATCTCGGCGGACGGCGTTCATACGTTGGAATATCGGAGCGCGGACTCATCCGGAAACGTGGAGCAGGCTAAGCAGGAGGTCATTTCGATCGACCGAACTTCGCCAACCGCTTTGGTCGTATACAGCGAGACCGCGCCGAACCAAGATCGCGTAACCGCAACGATGACGCCGAGCGAGGCGGTTACGATTACGAACAACGGAGGAGCGGACGGATACGAATTCTTGTTCAACGGCAGCTTTAACTTCGAATTCGTCGACGTTGCGGGTAACTCCGGTACGGCGACGGCTACCGTGAACAATATCGCGACGAACAGCACCGGCGTTCCGGGGAAACCGGTCTTGTTCGACGACAACGGTCAGGATACGGGACTGCTCGATGGAAATTACAACATTAAGATGAACCAGTGGTGGGGCAACAATGGTCGAATTTACAAGCTTTACGAGAACGATACGTTAATCGACACTCAGATTTTGCCTGATCATGCGCCGCAAGCTCAATCGGCCACCACTACCGTTAGCGGCAAGGCAAACGGAACTTACCGCTACTATGCCGAGCTTACGAATGCGTTCGGGACGACGAGGAGCGACGAATGGACGGTCACCGTCTCGCAAGGGGCGCCCGCAAAACCGGTCCTATCGAGCAATAACTGGGACGGTGACGGTAACTTCAACGTTCAGATGAATATGTGGTGGGGAATGAACGGAACGACCTATCGGTTGTACGAGAATGACGTTCTCGTCGATGAACGTACGCTTGTAGCCGGTACGCCGCAAGCCCAGTCGGCCGTCGTAGAGATCAGCGGCAAGCCTATCGGCACCTATGAGTATCGCGGTGAACTTATTAACGCCGCGGGCTCGACTTCCAGCGATAAGATTCAGGTTCAAGTCACGAAATAACGATTCCGGCTTCGTTGAATGTCCGCTTCACGTTCTAGGCTTATGGCCCGTGAAGCCGGTAGTATAGATAAAGCCGCCCTCGCAAGTCGAGGACGGCTTTATGCACTATTTATTCACGGTTACAGAGATACGATCTTTCCGGTCGCTTGGGATTCGAATGCCGCCAGAATAACTTGCAGCGAACGCAATCCTTCTTCCCCGGAGATGCTCGGAGGGGTGTTCGTCAAGATGGATTCGACGAAAGCGTCGATGACGCCGCTAGGAACTTGTTTCTCGTTCGTCGCCATAGCGCCAACCTTGTAATGCTCGACCGTTCCGTTCGTAAGTTCGACGATGACTTCTTCGCCGGATTCGGTACCGATCTTCATCACGCCGTTCTCGCACCATAATACGGTACTGTTGTCTCCGCCTTTATATTGCGTCCAGCTCGCTACGAGCGTACCGATCGCGCCGCTCTTCATGCGAAGGATACAAGTGGCGTTGTCGTCCACTTGGGTTCCTTCTTTATGAAGAGTGCTGATGAAACTGCCCACTTCGGACACTTCGTCGCCGAGCAAATAACGAATGAAGTCGGATTTATGCACGCCGAGATCGCCCATGGCGCCCATAATGGCTTCTTCTTTACGGAAGAACCAGCTATCGCCGCCGTCTACGCTCCAACCTTCCGGTCCAGGGTGGCCGAAAGCGGTGCGGAACGTCAACACTTTACCGAGCTTGCCTGACTCCAGAAGTTCGCGCGCTTTCGCGTGCGGAGGCATTAAACGTTGATTGTGTCCGACCATGAGGTAGACGCCGTTACGGCGGGCGGCTTCGATCATTTGCTCGCCTTCTTCCGAGGTCGTTGCCATAGGCTTCTCAACGAGTACGTGAGCGCCGGCGTTCGCGGCGGCAATGGATACGGTCGCATGCAGATAGTTCGGCGTACACACGCTTACCGCGTCCACTTTTTCGTTCGCGAGCAAATCTTCGTAACTGGCATAGCTTTTGCCGCCGTATTGATTCGCCATCTCCTGCGCACGTTCGATTACCGGATCCGCGAACGCAACGAGTTCTACGTTCGGATTGGAAGCGAACTCGGGGATGTGTCTGCGTTGCGCGATGGCGCCGCAGCCGACTACCGCTACTCTTACTAACTTCATGAAGATTTTCCTCCGGTTTCAGTTGATTTGAAAATCAGGTTCGGTTCCATTCCTATTTCATAAGGCAATGAAACCTGAACGACTTGTCCCTTACATTATACTTGAAAATCGCAGTCATGGTTGCTGTTATCATCGAGAAATTATGAAGTACGAACAATCGCAATACTTGCAAATAATCGGCTTTACAGGGAGGCTGGACAATGAGAATCGGAATTGCCGGATGTTTTCACGAGACGAATACTTTTGCCCCGGGAGTAACCGGGTTGTCCGACTTTCAACGAGAGTGGCATGAAGGGGAAAACGCGTTCAGGCAAGCCTATGAAGGAACTCGAACGAGCATGGGAGCGGCATTAGACGCCACGGAAGTTTTGGGATTGCAAATGATTCCTCTTTTTTACACGTATACGACGCCCTCCTCAATGGTAGAAGACGAGGCAATGGACAAAATCATACAAACCTTGATCGAATCCGTTGCCGCCCAGGCCGATCGACTGGATGGGCTATTGCTGATCGTACATGGGGCGATGGCGAGCGAAACGGTCGAGGATGTAGAAGGGCTGATGCTGAGGAGATTACGCGCCGTTCTCGGGAGTAAGCCGATCGCTATGACGATCGATTTGCATGCTAATATGAGCCAGGAGATGACCGACCTTGCGGATTTTATCGTCGGCTACGATACCTATCCGCATATCGATGCGTACGAACGAGGACTCGAGGCATGCGAATTGTTGCGTAAACTTCTCGAAGGCACTGTTCGTCCTACGCGTTATTTGGCTAGACCGGGCGTTCTTATCGCTCCGACATTAATGAATACGAACCAGGCTCCGATGTCGGAGCTTATGGATATGGCATATGCGTACGAGAGCAAGACCGACGTTCTGAACGTGACGGCGGCGGGAGGTTTCGCGTTCGCGGACGTTAGCTGCGCAGGTTTTACTTTCGTCGTTACGACGGACGGAAATCCGCTGTTAGCTAGGAAAATCGGCGATGAGCTCTCGCAGTGGTTATTGAAAAATCAGGATCGATTCGCGCCGGTCTTATTCAGCGCGAAATCGGCTATCGAAGAAGCCTCTCGGCAAGGGTTATTCCCTACCGTTCTCGTAGAATCCTCCGATAATGTCGGCGCCGGATCTCCAGCGGACGCAACGCATGTCATTCACGAGCTGTTGGAACAGCGGAAGCATTCGTTCTTAGTCGTTCTATGCGACGGGCAAGCTGTAGCCGAGGCGGAAGCCGCGGGAGTCGGAAATGCCTATTCCTATGATGTCGGCGGGAAGACGGATCGGTTGTTCGGCAAACCTCCTATTCACGGAGAACCGGTCCGCATTGCCGGAACGATCCGCGCTCTATCGGATGGCCGTTATAAACATAACGGACCTTACATGACCGGAATGGCGGCGGAGATGGGGAAAACAGCGGTCGTCGAGCTGGAACGGGGAGACGGATCGCTCGTCGTCCTGACGGAGCAACGGGTGCCACCTTGGGATATTAATCACGTCAGGACTTTGGGAATAGATCCGTCAAGTTACGATTTTATCGTCGTAAAAGCGGCCGTAGCTTGGCGAACCGCATTCGGCGAGCTTGCCGCCTTGTCGATCGAGGTCGATACGCCGGGCTGCAGCAGTTCGAATCTATCTCGATTACCCTATCGGAATATCGCGGCCGATATACATATCATTAGCGGAGAGCTAACGAGATGAGGTCGAGATTTCGACCATCGGGTGTTCATAGCCGTCTTGTGGCATAATGAATACAGACGATGGTTGGAAGGGGAATGAGCATGACTCGATTTAAAAGAACTCCGCTAGCGGATAACCTGGTGGATTTGGTAGCGACGGGCAGAGGAAATAAGACGGCGACGTTGGCGATTACGAACGGCAAGCTGGTGAACGTCTGTTCGGGGGAAATCTTGCCTGGAATGAGCGTTGGCATTCAAGGATCCCGGATCGCCTATGTGGGCAGAGACGTTTCGCATATGATCGGAGCGGAGACGAAGGTCGTGGACGCGGGCGGCAAATATATCGCTCCGGGGTTGTTGGACGGACATTGCCATATCGAGAGCACGCAGCTGACCGTGACGGAATTTTCCCGAGCGGTATTGCCGCTGGGCACGACCGGAGGTTTCTTCGATCCGCACGAGATGGCGAACGTATTCGGAATCGAAGGAATCCGCCTGATGTTGGAGGAAGCTCGCGGTACTCCGCTGGCCGCTTATTTGCAAGTCGCGTCATGCGTACCCGCGGCGGGACCTGCATTCGAAACGACGGGAGCCTCGATCGGTCCGGAGGAAGTGGCGGAAGCTTTTGCGTGGGGACAAGACATGATCGCGCTCGGCGAAGTCATGAATTTCCCGGGAGTCGTAAACGGCGACGATAATATGATGGGAATATTGCAAGCGACGTTAGCCGCGGGCAAAATAGCGGACGGACACTTTACGTGGTCCGCGAACGATTGGAGGCTGCCGGTCTATGCGGCTGCCGGCATTACGGGCGACCACGAATGCGTGACGCCCGAAGACGTTATCGAGCGCGTTCGTCTCGGAATGTACGCGAAGATGCGACGGGGCTCCGCTTGGCACGATGTGGCGGGGACGGTCAAGGCCCATACGGAATACGGCCTCGATACCCGGCGGATGATGCTCGTCACCGACGATCGAAGCTCGGAATCTCTTCGCTCGGAGGGACATATGGATTTCGTCGTGCGCGATGCGATCCGCCAAGGGGTGAAGCCGATTACGGCTTTCCAGATGGCGACGTTGAATACCGCCGAGAGATTCGGCGTGGCGAGGGACGTCGGTTCCATCTCTCCCGGCAACTATGCCGATATCATCCTGCTCGACGGCAACCTTGCGGACGTGAACGTGGTGATGACTATTGCGGCGGGGACGGTCGTCGCCGAGAATGGTAGGATGATTACCGAGTTGCCTGCTTACGAGTATCCGCAACAGGTCATGAATTCGATTCATTTGACCGCGGACTTATCCGCAGAGCGGTTTGTCGTGGAAGCTCCGATCCGGGAAGGTTCGGCTAACGTTCGCGTCATCGGCGTCATCGAGAACCACGTGGAAACGACGGAAGAAATCGTAAACGTGCCGGTCAAGGATTCGCGGGTCGTATTGGAAGAGGGCAGCGGCTTGTGTAAAATTGCCGTATTCGAGAGGCACCATGGGACGGGGAACAGTTCGATCGGCTTATTGGCGAAT
Encoded proteins:
- a CDS encoding OmpL47-type beta-barrel domain-containing protein is translated as MWRKAKRCGLLLSMIFLATSTFQQATANANVNKLVYEVTYATEDLSTPTAWYNSAYLNDPAYKENRFVQYWVETPIAPGGPRDTGFYMVYRDDGLYMFFQSNEQEKDATNKWKNSSIEFFVKYGQGDLPYHQMIFETNDSNVQYYEWQTDYRNNVPLKGNIALDNEELPTGWGSVLFIPWKAAYKYVPLNGEDWEFSMIRWSPSNSPTWGGKVHQVGRFNTLDFQTPTASARLAIQKNVIRQAWEAFNEAIPLLEAKWLNGDAENASFYAEKVQPLITQGQTNGSLIPNLDTLSGAEIDQLYTHIDSWFELSRDVEDNRSEDIVNKLFDEDDDQPPVTEISLNPAHPNGTGGWYVSEVTVDLQATAVANETVSTEYRLNGGNWTVYGGPFAISADGVHTLEYRSADSSGNVEQAKQEVISIDRTSPTALVVYSETAPNQDRVTATMTPSEAVTITNNGGADGYEFLFNGSFNFEFVDVAGNSGTATATVNNIATNSTGVPGKPVLFDDNGQDTGLLDGNYNIKMNQWWGNNGRIYKLYENDTLIDTQILPDHAPQAQSATTTVSGKANGTYRYYAELTNAFGTTRSDEWTVTVSQGAPAKPVLSSNNWDGDGNFNVQMNMWWGMNGTTYRLYENDVLVDERTLVAGTPQAQSAVVEISGKPIGTYEYRGELINAAGSTSSDKIQVQVTK
- a CDS encoding Gfo/Idh/MocA family protein gives rise to the protein MKLVRVAVVGCGAIAQRRHIPEFASNPNVELVAFADPVIERAQEMANQYGGKSYASYEDLLANEKVDAVSVCTPNYLHATVSIAAANAGAHVLVEKPMATTSEEGEQMIEAARRNGVYLMVGHNQRLMPPHAKARELLESGKLGKVLTFRTAFGHPGPEGWSVDGGDSWFFRKEEAIMGAMGDLGVHKSDFIRYLLGDEVSEVGSFISTLHKEGTQVDDNATCILRMKSGAIGTLVASWTQYKGGDNSTVLWCENGVMKIGTESGEEVIVELTNGTVEHYKVGAMATNEKQVPSGVIDAFVESILTNTPPSISGEEGLRSLQVILAAFESQATGKIVSL
- a CDS encoding M81 family metallopeptidase, yielding MRIGIAGCFHETNTFAPGVTGLSDFQREWHEGENAFRQAYEGTRTSMGAALDATEVLGLQMIPLFYTYTTPSSMVEDEAMDKIIQTLIESVAAQADRLDGLLLIVHGAMASETVEDVEGLMLRRLRAVLGSKPIAMTIDLHANMSQEMTDLADFIVGYDTYPHIDAYERGLEACELLRKLLEGTVRPTRYLARPGVLIAPTLMNTNQAPMSELMDMAYAYESKTDVLNVTAAGGFAFADVSCAGFTFVVTTDGNPLLARKIGDELSQWLLKNQDRFAPVLFSAKSAIEEASRQGLFPTVLVESSDNVGAGSPADATHVIHELLEQRKHSFLVVLCDGQAVAEAEAAGVGNAYSYDVGGKTDRLFGKPPIHGEPVRIAGTIRALSDGRYKHNGPYMTGMAAEMGKTAVVELERGDGSLVVLTEQRVPPWDINHVRTLGIDPSSYDFIVVKAAVAWRTAFGELAALSIEVDTPGCSSSNLSRLPYRNIAADIHIISGELTR
- a CDS encoding adenine deaminase; this translates as MSMTRFKRTPLADNLVDLVATGRGNKTATLAITNGKLVNVCSGEILPGMSVGIQGSRIAYVGRDVSHMIGAETKVVDAGGKYIAPGLLDGHCHIESTQLTVTEFSRAVLPLGTTGGFFDPHEMANVFGIEGIRLMLEEARGTPLAAYLQVASCVPAAGPAFETTGASIGPEEVAEAFAWGQDMIALGEVMNFPGVVNGDDNMMGILQATLAAGKIADGHFTWSANDWRLPVYAAAGITGDHECVTPEDVIERVRLGMYAKMRRGSAWHDVAGTVKAHTEYGLDTRRMMLVTDDRSSESLRSEGHMDFVVRDAIRQGVKPITAFQMATLNTAERFGVARDVGSISPGNYADIILLDGNLADVNVVMTIAAGTVVAENGRMITELPAYEYPQQVMNSIHLTADLSAERFVVEAPIREGSANVRVIGVIENHVETTEEIVNVPVKDSRVVLEEGSGLCKIAVFERHHGTGNSSIGLLANVGFTMPAALAMTVAHDSHNLVVIGNSDELMAKAANEVIAMQGGVAVVTEGNATLFPLRIAGLMSAEPYEIAAEQSAAISRALVEAGCELNYAFMTLSLLALVVIPTLRISDKGLVRISSEGIQLVPLFCD